Proteins encoded by one window of Desulfovibrio inopinatus DSM 10711:
- a CDS encoding ribose-phosphate diphosphokinase encodes MGAHGDLKILTGTANPALATAICDHLGCSLLPAKVTTFSDGEIRIEVGANVRGSDVFVVQPTCSPVNHNLMELLLILDALKRASARRVTAVMPYYGYARQDRKVVPRAPISARLVADMLSTAGMNRLLTIDLHAGQIQGFFNVPVDNLYAAPILADYFKDDAISDLMVVSPDAGGVERARAFAKRLSGGLAIIDKRREAPNQAKAMNVIGDVTDKTCVVLDDMIDTAGTICQAGQVLMDNGAKAVYACASHAVLSGQAVERLEQSPFSQVIFTNSIPLNAAARACSKIKVLSVAGILAKAIHNIHTESSVSVLFT; translated from the coding sequence TCTTGGATGTTCGCTCCTTCCGGCAAAAGTAACCACTTTTAGTGATGGCGAGATTCGCATTGAAGTCGGGGCAAATGTCCGTGGCTCTGATGTTTTCGTGGTACAACCCACGTGTTCGCCGGTGAATCACAACTTGATGGAGCTGCTTCTTATTCTGGATGCACTCAAGCGGGCCAGTGCCCGCCGCGTCACTGCGGTCATGCCATATTATGGATATGCTCGCCAGGATAGAAAGGTTGTTCCCAGGGCTCCTATCAGCGCACGACTTGTCGCTGACATGTTGTCGACGGCTGGTATGAATCGTTTATTGACGATCGATTTACATGCCGGACAAATTCAGGGCTTTTTTAATGTCCCTGTCGACAACCTCTACGCTGCTCCTATTCTTGCCGATTATTTCAAGGACGATGCAATAAGCGACCTTATGGTGGTTTCCCCCGACGCCGGCGGTGTGGAACGTGCTCGTGCTTTTGCTAAGCGGTTGTCTGGCGGGCTTGCTATTATCGACAAGCGTCGTGAAGCGCCCAATCAGGCCAAAGCGATGAATGTTATTGGCGATGTCACCGATAAGACGTGTGTCGTGCTTGACGATATGATCGATACGGCGGGAACCATCTGTCAGGCCGGTCAGGTTCTGATGGATAATGGTGCCAAAGCGGTTTACGCCTGTGCATCTCATGCGGTTCTGTCGGGGCAGGCTGTCGAAAGACTTGAGCAGTCACCTTTCTCTCAGGTCATTTTCACCAATTCTATTCCGCTCAATGCTGCCGCGCGCGCTTGCTCCAAAATCAAAGTTTTGTCCGTGGCCGGTATTCTGGCCAAGGCCATTCATAACATCCACACCGAGTCTTCGGTGAGCGTACTTTTTACTTGA
- a CDS encoding 50S ribosomal protein L25, with protein sequence MSQSFSLNVKSRAETGKGPNRRLRQESMVPGIYYNSEGENIQITAESKALRKVLQKAGYSRLVELSINDDAARPTLIWKVQRHPFKNEFIHVDFYGVDMDKDITVSIPVEVKGRAKGVVQGGKLEIYHERINITCLPGIIPEKVVLDVTPLGINSFIGIKEIELPEGVSAVFTDNFAVVGVILPKRASETAGEAAEEE encoded by the coding sequence ATGAGCCAGTCCTTTTCCCTGAATGTGAAATCCCGCGCTGAAACAGGCAAGGGACCCAATCGTCGCCTGCGTCAGGAAAGCATGGTGCCGGGCATTTATTACAATTCTGAGGGAGAAAATATCCAGATTACTGCCGAGTCGAAAGCTCTGCGTAAGGTGCTGCAAAAAGCCGGCTATTCCCGTCTTGTTGAGTTGAGCATCAATGACGACGCCGCTCGCCCCACACTGATCTGGAAGGTTCAGCGCCATCCGTTCAAGAATGAATTCATTCACGTTGATTTCTACGGCGTGGACATGGATAAAGACATTACCGTCAGCATTCCTGTTGAAGTGAAAGGTCGCGCCAAAGGTGTGGTTCAGGGTGGTAAGCTTGAAATTTACCACGAACGCATCAACATCACCTGCTTGCCCGGTATTATCCCCGAGAAGGTTGTTCTTGACGTCACTCCGCTTGGTATCAATAGCTTCATTGGTATCAAAGAGATCGAACTTCCTGAAGGTGTAAGCGCTGTTTTTACGGATAACTTCGCCGTTGTCGGTGTTATCTTGCCGAAACGTGCATCGGAAACCGCTGGAGAAGCTGCCGAGGAAGAGTAG
- the pth gene encoding aminoacyl-tRNA hydrolase: MAFDGLLVGLGNPGEKYEHTRHNFGFWVVDAFLAELNRLGEDVRPISFGKETLLYESRLSPGGMRLLLAKPQTFMNRSGMAVAKIANFFKLDPLHVLVAHDELDLPVGRLKFKHGGGTAGHNGLKSIATSLGTPDFFRLRLGVSRPEPGRDVAGYVLNKPAPQEKQAVDAVVEEAVRGVFLFFESGFEKAVTSVNGYNACP; this comes from the coding sequence ATGGCTTTTGATGGACTGCTTGTCGGGCTTGGCAATCCCGGTGAAAAATACGAACATACGCGCCATAACTTTGGTTTTTGGGTTGTCGACGCATTTCTGGCAGAGCTCAATCGGTTGGGGGAAGATGTTCGTCCCATTTCGTTTGGCAAAGAGACGCTTCTTTACGAGTCCAGATTGTCACCAGGAGGAATGCGGCTTCTTTTAGCCAAACCGCAAACCTTTATGAATCGGAGCGGGATGGCTGTCGCCAAAATTGCCAATTTCTTTAAACTTGATCCTTTGCACGTGCTTGTTGCCCACGATGAACTGGATTTACCTGTTGGTAGGTTGAAGTTCAAACACGGGGGAGGCACAGCTGGACATAATGGGTTGAAGTCGATAGCCACATCTCTTGGTACACCTGATTTTTTTCGACTCCGTCTTGGGGTCAGCCGACCTGAACCTGGTCGCGATGTGGCGGGTTATGTTTTGAACAAACCAGCTCCACAGGAAAAACAGGCTGTTGATGCGGTTGTTGAAGAAGCCGTTCGAGGAGTCTTTCTCTTTTTTGAATCGGGCTTTGAGAAAGCGGTGACCTCGGTGAATGGATATAACGCTTGTCCCTGA
- a CDS encoding CarD family transcriptional regulator, whose protein sequence is MFSVDQLVVYPAQGVGKVERIETQEIGGASADFFIVRILSNNVTLMVPVMNADNVGLRPLCSREQGEVILESLKDRSDFTGYTGQNWNRRYREYSEKLKSGDLADVAYVLKELLLIGENKELSFGERRLLEQATSLLTLELALALDKEQDDIKSVINELFADVLQDKPLE, encoded by the coding sequence GTGTTTTCCGTGGACCAACTCGTTGTATATCCAGCTCAAGGTGTGGGCAAAGTGGAGCGTATTGAAACGCAGGAAATCGGCGGTGCCAGCGCAGATTTTTTCATCGTTCGTATTCTGAGCAATAATGTCACCCTGATGGTTCCGGTTATGAATGCCGACAATGTCGGTCTTCGTCCTCTTTGCTCTCGAGAACAAGGGGAAGTTATTCTCGAATCATTAAAAGACCGATCTGATTTTACCGGGTACACCGGGCAGAACTGGAATCGTCGGTATCGAGAATATTCGGAAAAACTTAAAAGTGGTGATCTTGCCGACGTTGCGTATGTTCTAAAAGAACTTTTACTTATTGGCGAAAATAAAGAATTATCATTTGGTGAGCGCCGTCTTTTGGAACAAGCAACAAGTCTTTTGACGTTGGAGCTTGCCTTGGCACTTGACAAAGAGCAGGACGACATCAAAAGTGTCATCAATGAACTGTTTGCAGATGTGCTGCAAGATAAACCTTTGGAGTAG
- the rho gene encoding transcription termination factor Rho → MNLSDLKTKSMPELMELASEFNVENPSGMRKQELIFSILQNCASQNGSIFGEGVLEILPDGFGFLRSPMYSYMPGPDDIYVSPSQIRRFGLRKGDVVSGQIRPPKEGERYFALLRVNEIGFAPPEASKNIVLFDNLTPLYPDRRFTMENGDKNYSSRVIDLLTPIGFGQRGLIVAPPRTGKTMLLQTIANSINANHPEVFLIVLLIDERPEEVTDMERTVSAEVVSSTFDESPQRHVQVAEMVIEKAKRLVERKRDVVILLDSITRLGRAYNAVTPSSGRVLSGGLDANALQRPKRFFGAARNMEAGGSLTIIATALIDTGSRMDEVIFEEFKGTGNMDLYLDRHLAEKRVFPAIDINRSGTRKEELLLPDDVLNRVWILRKLLSPMNSIDSMDFLLDKMRGTKNNREFLDIMNK, encoded by the coding sequence ATGAATCTATCCGATCTGAAAACCAAATCAATGCCGGAACTTATGGAGCTGGCCAGCGAATTCAATGTTGAAAATCCAAGTGGTATGAGAAAGCAGGAGCTTATCTTTTCCATCTTGCAAAACTGTGCCTCGCAAAATGGCTCCATCTTCGGGGAAGGTGTTTTGGAGATCTTGCCCGATGGATTTGGTTTTCTGCGGTCCCCTATGTACAGCTACATGCCTGGGCCCGATGATATCTATGTTTCGCCGTCCCAAATTCGTCGTTTCGGCTTGCGTAAAGGGGATGTCGTTTCGGGACAGATTCGACCGCCGAAGGAAGGAGAACGCTATTTTGCCTTGTTGCGCGTCAATGAGATTGGTTTTGCGCCTCCGGAAGCGTCAAAAAATATTGTACTCTTTGACAACCTGACGCCACTCTACCCAGATCGTCGTTTTACGATGGAAAATGGTGACAAGAACTATTCATCTCGCGTCATCGATCTCCTCACTCCCATTGGCTTTGGCCAACGCGGGCTCATAGTTGCCCCACCGCGTACCGGGAAAACAATGCTCTTGCAGACCATCGCCAACTCCATCAATGCCAATCATCCTGAAGTTTTCCTCATTGTCTTACTCATCGACGAACGTCCCGAAGAAGTCACGGATATGGAACGGACCGTCAGTGCTGAGGTTGTTAGCTCGACCTTTGATGAATCTCCGCAACGCCATGTTCAGGTTGCCGAGATGGTCATTGAGAAAGCCAAGCGTCTTGTTGAAAGAAAACGCGATGTCGTTATCTTGCTTGATTCCATCACGCGCCTTGGTCGGGCTTATAACGCGGTGACCCCTTCGTCGGGTCGTGTGTTGTCCGGCGGGCTTGATGCTAACGCCCTGCAGCGTCCGAAACGCTTTTTTGGTGCAGCCCGGAATATGGAAGCCGGGGGATCTTTAACCATTATTGCGACAGCCCTCATTGATACAGGGTCCCGTATGGACGAAGTTATCTTTGAAGAGTTCAAGGGAACTGGCAATATGGATCTCTATCTTGATCGCCACCTTGCCGAAAAACGTGTCTTCCCCGCCATTGATATCAATCGTTCGGGCACACGTAAGGAAGAACTGTTGCTGCCTGACGATGTCCTCAATCGTGTCTGGATATTGCGTAAACTGCTTTCGCCCATGAATTCCATCGACAGTATGGATTTTCTGCTCGACAAAATGCGCGGTACAAAAAATAATCGCGAATTTCTTGATATCATGAATAAATAA
- a CDS encoding M48 family metallopeptidase: protein MKTIRCFASLYGLAKSACVLALVVFLVATLSVRSQAGLFDFTIKDEKELGDKFNVLVRSHLQLVEDPYIIDYVRGITDRILRQMPPTLFPIKVGVVDDPSMNAFAAPAGYMYVFTGLILNLDHESELAAVISHELAHVSERHLANRMESFQKISIGALLGMLAGLAAGVASGNSDIGGAVAAGSRALGATAMLKYSRDDEREADKAGLTFLVDAGFQPNGMRGAFETMQRMRWFKGTGTIPTYLSTHPGLSERVGYIEDQIKKMPANIQNRPEDDVNFKRVQTLVRARYTPPKSALSAFNKAGDSTCLDRLGLAIALSRQNNKSPAGPVFEKALACGGSDPLFLREAGFYYQSMRQFDKAEGYLSRAVLDNPQDSLALFEYARLLSQQRKDADAIGVMKKVVALVPDNPDVRQGYGQILGSAGEMFGAQLQFAYAAMYRGDKRKTEYFMERAEKAQGHNPENSRALKRFKEEYEKRREIWKELKMD from the coding sequence ATGAAAACCATCCGTTGCTTTGCCTCTCTTTACGGGCTTGCGAAATCGGCCTGTGTACTCGCTCTCGTCGTGTTTCTTGTGGCGACGTTGTCTGTACGAAGTCAGGCTGGATTATTTGATTTTACTATAAAAGATGAGAAAGAACTTGGGGACAAATTCAATGTGCTTGTTCGGTCTCATCTTCAGCTCGTTGAGGATCCCTATATCATCGACTACGTTCGTGGGATAACTGATCGCATTTTACGGCAAATGCCTCCGACGCTGTTTCCTATCAAGGTTGGTGTTGTCGACGATCCATCCATGAATGCATTTGCCGCTCCTGCAGGCTATATGTATGTGTTCACGGGCCTTATACTTAATCTCGACCATGAGTCTGAGCTCGCCGCTGTCATTAGTCACGAATTGGCGCACGTTTCAGAGCGACACTTGGCGAATCGAATGGAATCGTTTCAGAAGATTTCCATTGGCGCATTGCTAGGCATGTTAGCTGGGTTGGCTGCGGGTGTTGCTTCGGGAAATTCCGATATCGGGGGGGCTGTTGCTGCCGGCTCACGTGCTTTGGGTGCCACAGCTATGTTGAAGTACAGTCGAGACGATGAACGCGAAGCCGATAAAGCTGGGTTGACGTTTCTTGTTGATGCCGGTTTTCAGCCAAACGGTATGCGCGGAGCATTCGAGACTATGCAACGCATGCGATGGTTCAAGGGGACAGGCACAATTCCGACATATTTAAGTACACACCCCGGGCTTTCCGAGCGTGTTGGATACATTGAAGATCAAATAAAGAAAATGCCAGCCAACATCCAGAATCGGCCGGAAGACGATGTGAACTTCAAGCGCGTCCAGACGTTAGTTCGGGCACGGTATACTCCTCCGAAATCTGCTTTGTCAGCTTTTAATAAGGCCGGTGATTCGACGTGTCTTGACCGTCTTGGGTTGGCCATTGCGCTTTCCAGACAAAACAACAAAAGTCCCGCCGGACCTGTATTTGAAAAGGCATTAGCCTGTGGAGGGAGCGACCCTCTGTTTTTACGCGAAGCAGGATTTTATTATCAGTCGATGCGGCAATTCGACAAAGCAGAAGGGTACTTGTCCAGAGCCGTATTGGATAATCCTCAAGATAGCCTGGCTCTTTTTGAGTATGCTCGTTTACTTTCTCAGCAACGGAAGGATGCTGATGCTATTGGTGTCATGAAAAAAGTCGTCGCGCTTGTTCCTGACAATCCTGATGTGCGTCAGGGGTATGGCCAGATACTGGGCAGTGCCGGCGAGATGTTCGGCGCGCAGCTTCAATTCGCCTATGCAGCGATGTATCGCGGGGACAAAAGAAAGACCGAGTATTTCATGGAACGCGCAGAAAAAGCCCAAGGACATAATCCTGAAAATAGTCGGGCATTGAAGCGTTTTAAAGAAGAGTACGAGAAACGTCGTGAAATATGGAAGGAACTCAAAATGGACTAG
- a CDS encoding GGDEF domain-containing response regulator, whose protein sequence is MKILLVDDSETSLMLLETILHGAGYHDLVRTNAATEALEFLHLAKKESPETQPPIDLILMDIVMPGLNGIEATRAIKNDPQLRDVPIIMVTVKDEEDSLERAFEAGAIDYINKPVSKIELRARVGSVLKLKQEMDQRKARERQLENLTRRLHELSNLDGLTNVANRRSFEDTYGREWRRSKREKKPLSVMMIDIDFFKRYNDTYGHLEGDTCLKQVAQAIQSSIRRPGDFIARYGGEEFVVILPDTSPTGAVTIAEAIRNNVGALHIEHSASDVSDVVTVSIGIAGHTPDDSIDSKTLLSSSDQALYQAKSMGRDRINIHTPGSCSF, encoded by the coding sequence ATGAAAATTCTCTTGGTCGATGATTCCGAAACGTCGCTCATGCTGCTGGAAACCATTCTCCATGGAGCTGGATATCATGACCTTGTCCGGACCAATGCAGCAACTGAAGCTCTTGAATTTCTTCACCTAGCGAAGAAGGAGTCGCCAGAGACACAACCGCCGATAGACTTAATTCTTATGGATATCGTCATGCCGGGACTCAATGGCATTGAAGCCACAAGAGCCATTAAAAATGATCCACAACTTCGAGATGTGCCGATCATTATGGTAACGGTCAAAGATGAAGAAGATAGTCTTGAACGCGCCTTTGAAGCCGGGGCAATTGATTACATTAATAAACCTGTCAGCAAAATAGAGCTCCGTGCGCGGGTCGGCTCCGTTCTCAAACTGAAGCAAGAAATGGATCAACGCAAAGCCCGTGAGCGTCAACTCGAAAATTTGACGCGCCGACTCCATGAACTTTCTAACCTCGACGGGTTGACCAACGTCGCGAATCGTCGCAGTTTTGAAGATACGTACGGTCGGGAATGGCGCCGCTCTAAAAGGGAAAAAAAGCCCTTATCGGTCATGATGATCGATATTGATTTCTTCAAGCGCTACAACGATACCTATGGTCACCTTGAGGGTGACACGTGTCTAAAACAAGTTGCCCAGGCCATTCAGTCCTCAATACGCCGTCCAGGTGATTTTATCGCTCGTTATGGTGGAGAAGAGTTTGTCGTTATCCTCCCCGATACCTCTCCGACTGGAGCCGTCACCATTGCCGAAGCAATTCGAAACAATGTTGGCGCTCTTCACATAGAGCACTCGGCTTCCGACGTCAGCGACGTTGTCACTGTGAGTATTGGCATCGCCGGCCATACTCCTGACGACAGCATTGATTCCAAAACGTTGCTCAGTTCCTCAGACCAAGCTTTGTATCAAGCGAAATCCATGGGGCGGGACCGGATCAATATTCACACTCCGGGAAGCTGTAGCTTCTAA
- a CDS encoding tRNA (cytidine(34)-2'-O)-methyltransferase: MPCIVLYEPEIPPNTGSIARLCAATRIPLHLIEPLGFKLEDKYLKRAGLDYWPHVNLSVWPDFSAFAKANAHLRFVATTSQHRGHGAVPYHKFAYQENDALLFGAESKGLPESFLTDPTQCIAIPIFGEVRSLNLANAASIILYESLRQLGTLNSHIG; encoded by the coding sequence ATGCCATGTATCGTTTTGTACGAGCCTGAAATTCCTCCTAATACAGGCAGCATCGCTCGCTTATGCGCTGCAACTCGCATTCCCTTACACCTTATTGAACCACTCGGTTTCAAGCTGGAAGATAAATATTTAAAAAGAGCCGGCCTCGATTATTGGCCCCATGTCAATCTTTCGGTCTGGCCCGATTTTTCTGCATTTGCCAAAGCCAATGCGCATTTACGCTTTGTTGCGACAACGTCACAGCATCGTGGCCATGGCGCCGTTCCTTACCATAAATTCGCCTATCAGGAAAATGATGCGCTTCTTTTCGGCGCTGAATCCAAAGGGCTCCCGGAATCGTTCCTCACCGATCCGACACAATGTATTGCAATCCCAATCTTTGGCGAAGTCCGTAGCCTCAACCTCGCGAATGCAGCCTCTATTATTCTATATGAGTCACTCCGCCAATTAGGCACACTTAATTCTCACATCGGGTGA
- the rfbB gene encoding dTDP-glucose 4,6-dehydratase, whose amino-acid sequence MRLLVTGGCGFIGANYIHLVMREQPEDVIVNLDKLTYAGNPENMVDIEREFGGERYFFVQGDIGNVELVSHILRTHKIDAVVNFAAESHVDRSIDDCSPFIETNVVGTKNLLEASRKYGVDRFVHVSTDEVYGTLGEDGQFSEESPLAPNSPYSASKASSDMLCRAFFETHDFPVVITRCSNNYGPYQFPEKLIPLMYSKAKGGESLPVYGDGQNVRDWIYVADHCRGVDLALRKGRLGAVYNFGGAAEMKNIDVVKTILSALGKSEDLITYVKDRPGHDRRYAMNFDLAAKELGFAPSLNFAAGIQETIDWYEQNSAWLEGVESGAYRSFMNRWYGERS is encoded by the coding sequence ATGCGACTTCTTGTCACCGGTGGCTGCGGATTTATCGGAGCCAACTATATCCATCTCGTGATGCGGGAACAGCCTGAAGACGTCATCGTCAACCTCGATAAGCTCACTTATGCCGGCAATCCTGAAAATATGGTCGACATAGAGCGGGAATTTGGAGGGGAACGCTATTTTTTCGTACAGGGCGATATTGGGAACGTCGAGCTCGTTTCGCATATTCTTCGGACACACAAGATTGATGCTGTGGTGAACTTTGCAGCTGAATCCCATGTTGACCGCTCAATAGACGATTGTTCTCCATTTATTGAGACGAATGTCGTTGGTACAAAAAACCTTCTTGAGGCGAGCCGGAAATACGGTGTTGACCGATTTGTCCATGTTTCGACAGATGAAGTTTATGGAACGCTTGGAGAAGACGGGCAATTCAGCGAAGAAAGCCCGCTTGCTCCCAACAGTCCGTATTCTGCTTCCAAGGCTTCCTCTGATATGTTGTGTCGGGCATTTTTTGAGACGCATGATTTCCCTGTTGTCATCACACGGTGCTCCAATAACTACGGTCCGTATCAGTTTCCGGAAAAACTTATTCCTTTGATGTACTCCAAAGCCAAGGGCGGTGAATCTTTACCTGTCTATGGAGACGGCCAAAACGTACGCGACTGGATTTATGTTGCCGACCATTGTCGAGGTGTCGATTTGGCATTGCGCAAGGGACGCCTCGGTGCCGTGTATAACTTTGGCGGCGCAGCGGAAATGAAGAATATTGATGTCGTGAAAACAATTCTTTCTGCCCTCGGAAAATCTGAAGATCTCATTACATACGTGAAAGATCGTCCTGGACATGATCGACGGTATGCCATGAATTTTGACCTTGCAGCCAAGGAACTTGGTTTTGCACCGAGTCTGAATTTTGCTGCAGGTATTCAAGAAACGATCGACTGGTATGAGCAAAATAGTGCATGGCTTGAGGGAGTAGAAAGCGGTGCATATCGCTCGTTCATGAACCGTTGGTACGGAGAACGATCATGA
- the rfbD gene encoding dTDP-4-dehydrorhamnose reductase, producing the protein MIPGRVVVLGGKRGLLGMPLTRTLTEAGYEVVPTGRDTLDVFDESAVARLLNDFKPDYVFNTIAYTAVDQAEDEPVEAAKLNKTLPRLLGQICLDHGSCLVHYSTDFVFDGTKTEPYVETDPVNPQSVYGKTKLEGELALADMGMEHFLCLRTAWLFGPGKINFVEKILGYARERDVLRIVHDQVGSPTSTIDLSSMSLALIKANARGLFHTVGGGKASWCELTSEAVAAAGVNCRVEPIMSDEFPQKAKRPAYSVLSTQKLTEVTGFTPRPWVQSLREYVYGFLA; encoded by the coding sequence ATGATTCCGGGGAGGGTCGTTGTTCTTGGCGGCAAGCGCGGCTTGCTCGGTATGCCGTTGACCCGAACACTTACAGAGGCCGGGTACGAGGTTGTTCCTACAGGGCGAGATACCCTCGATGTGTTTGACGAGTCGGCTGTCGCTCGACTTTTGAATGATTTCAAGCCGGACTATGTTTTCAATACGATAGCCTATACAGCCGTTGACCAAGCCGAAGATGAACCGGTGGAAGCAGCAAAGCTCAATAAGACACTCCCTCGTTTACTTGGTCAAATATGTCTGGATCACGGGAGTTGCCTTGTTCATTACAGCACGGACTTTGTTTTTGATGGAACAAAGACCGAACCCTATGTTGAGACCGATCCTGTTAACCCGCAATCCGTGTACGGAAAGACCAAGCTCGAAGGGGAGTTGGCCCTGGCCGATATGGGGATGGAGCATTTTTTATGTTTGCGCACCGCGTGGTTGTTCGGACCGGGAAAAATCAACTTTGTGGAAAAAATTCTTGGTTATGCAAGGGAGCGTGATGTTTTGCGTATCGTGCATGACCAGGTGGGGTCACCGACATCCACCATTGATCTCTCCTCTATGAGCTTGGCTTTGATCAAAGCGAATGCTCGTGGATTGTTTCATACAGTTGGAGGTGGCAAGGCGAGTTGGTGTGAACTCACCAGTGAGGCTGTAGCGGCAGCCGGCGTCAACTGTCGTGTTGAACCAATTATGTCAGATGAATTTCCACAAAAAGCGAAACGCCCAGCGTACTCCGTCCTTTCCACGCAAAAATTGACCGAGGTGACCGGGTTCACCCCAAGACCCTGGGTACAGTCCTTGCGGGAGTATGTTTACGGTTTCCTCGCATAA
- the hrcA gene encoding heat-inducible transcriptional repressor HrcA codes for MTLTERELIVLHSIVDTYIADAQPVGSRTVAKTCPLKLSAASIRNIMADLTDKDYLAQPHTSAGRVPTARAFRLYLDEIMKQRPLSNLEKERIMIALGKAGLEIGDILRQASRVLSDTSLQVGMVIAPRHTNIRWRRIEFELIKPGLIVVMLILQGGIVKKQVIAVEKDITSNDLVKFGNYLNYLFQNMTVAEARGRIVAELNGAKRELDRLCHKALTLALLTFEEDEEPEVYVEGRANILAQPEFSDATAMRELLCILEEHNTLLQILDTTVREYKTAVVIGEESHLDEFSVLGIIAAPYGPESAPLGTVGLIGPVRMDYCRLVPMVHYTARTLTQLLTKHF; via the coding sequence ATGACTCTGACGGAGCGGGAACTTATTGTTTTACATTCGATCGTCGATACATATATCGCCGATGCCCAGCCCGTGGGGTCGCGTACTGTGGCCAAGACCTGTCCGCTCAAGCTGTCAGCCGCCAGTATACGAAATATCATGGCGGATTTGACAGATAAGGATTATTTGGCCCAACCGCATACGTCGGCCGGTCGTGTACCGACAGCACGTGCTTTTCGTTTATATCTCGATGAGATCATGAAGCAACGCCCGCTCTCCAATTTGGAGAAAGAGCGTATCATGATTGCGCTTGGGAAGGCTGGTCTGGAAATCGGCGATATTTTACGCCAAGCATCACGGGTATTGTCGGATACGTCACTGCAGGTTGGAATGGTGATTGCGCCGCGCCACACGAATATTCGGTGGCGTCGAATTGAGTTCGAACTCATCAAGCCGGGCTTGATTGTGGTGATGCTCATTTTGCAAGGGGGCATCGTTAAAAAACAGGTTATTGCCGTCGAGAAGGATATTACATCCAATGACTTAGTGAAGTTCGGCAACTACTTGAATTATCTTTTCCAGAATATGACGGTGGCAGAAGCGCGAGGGCGCATTGTCGCAGAGCTCAATGGAGCCAAAAGGGAACTGGACCGACTGTGTCACAAAGCATTGACGTTGGCGCTCTTGACATTCGAGGAAGACGAAGAGCCTGAAGTCTACGTTGAGGGCCGAGCCAATATTCTCGCGCAGCCTGAATTCTCCGACGCGACAGCGATGCGAGAATTGCTCTGTATTTTGGAAGAACATAATACTTTATTGCAGATTCTTGATACGACCGTACGAGAGTACAAGACTGCTGTTGTCATTGGTGAAGAAAGTCATCTTGATGAATTCAGTGTACTCGGTATCATTGCCGCGCCGTATGGGCCGGAATCGGCTCCATTAGGCACTGTTGGGCTCATTGGTCCTGTTCGTATGGACTATTGCCGTTTGGTTCCTATGGTACATTACACGGCAAGGACGTTAACCCAACTGTTGACAAAACACTTTTGA
- the grpE gene encoding nucleotide exchange factor GrpE yields MVDADKETVREELSKDVPESEDQVEISMSPEEEIETLREQLKVESERRLRAMADAENLKRRLTREKEEFVKYAAETVLRDILPALDNLDLALTHGRGNEACKDFVMGVEMTRKALMDALKGHGVAEFGEIGEAFDPAFHEALGLMARPDLDQDCVAEVVQKGFRLHDRLLRAAKVMVNKTS; encoded by the coding sequence ATGGTAGATGCAGACAAGGAAACCGTCCGTGAAGAGCTTTCGAAGGACGTTCCCGAGTCCGAAGACCAGGTGGAGATTTCCATGTCTCCCGAGGAAGAGATTGAAACGTTGCGGGAACAGCTCAAGGTCGAAAGCGAACGCAGGTTGCGTGCCATGGCGGACGCTGAGAACCTCAAGCGTCGCTTGACGCGGGAGAAGGAAGAGTTTGTCAAATATGCTGCAGAAACAGTGTTGCGCGACATTTTACCCGCTCTCGACAATCTTGATCTGGCGCTGACCCATGGTCGCGGCAACGAAGCATGTAAAGATTTCGTCATGGGCGTGGAGATGACGCGCAAAGCATTGATGGATGCGCTCAAAGGGCATGGTGTTGCCGAATTCGGCGAAATTGGTGAGGCCTTCGACCCCGCCTTTCACGAGGCTTTGGGACTCATGGCGCGTCCTGACCTGGATCAGGATTGTGTGGCTGAAGTCGTGCAGAAAGGATTTCGTTTGCACGACCGGTTACTGCGCGCTGCGAAGGTGATGGTCAACAAAACATCATAA